Below is a genomic region from Mustela lutreola isolate mMusLut2 chromosome 1, mMusLut2.pri, whole genome shotgun sequence.
TGAAATAGACAATGCTGTTGGCAAGCAAAGGCCAGAAGTTCAAACACAAAGAAAGTGATCCATTACCAGACCTTTAGGTGAATAGTTTCAACTTTCTGCTTATGAAGCAAAGAATCATGTCTTGTATGTAACATTCTTGGAATCCACTCCCCTCTCTCTAGGACTAACAAGTATGGTCTGTAAGGCAGGATTCCTGGGAACTTTTTGCCTGAGAAACACTCCTGGAAGGTTTTGTGATTGACAAGATGTTAAGTTTTATTAAGCCACCTGTGGTAATAAGAGTACTGATGCAAAAAGCCccgcaaatttaaaaaaaaaaagaaagaaagaaagaaagaaaattttaaaaagccttaacTCATTTTCCTACcctataaagaaatatttcttcaaCAGATACTGAAGATTCAGTTATTCAAGAAAACTCTACCATACACAGTTCTAAAATGATTTGACCCAAGTGAATGCTTTCCATTGCCTTGTTTCAAATAAAGTGTTTTTACCCTCATCGACTCATCTTTTAATTGTTGTGCTTTTGAGTTTTGAATCAGTGAGCTCCCTCTATAgactctgttttcctcttccacTTTTCTGGAAGCCCAACCCTAAAATGATACATTTGTGGGAGTGCTCTGATCTGGCTGAAAGCCAGATGTGTGCTTGAAAACAGTGATTAGTGCCCATATGCAAATTGCCTGTAGATCAATAACCATTTCTGTAGAGAAGCTTTAAGTAAAGGgctctgaaataaagaaaatggaactgaaaagaaaaaccaaaataagtcaataaactaatattcttctctctcaggcttACTCTCAATTTAGCTCATGGCAAACCTCAAACTCAGACCTCATGGAGTCTTGCTATTCCTGTTAATGAGTTGTCAGGATTGACTAATTGTGCTCTGTAAAGTCTCCTTTAGGTTCAGGGAAGTGGTGCAGCCTACCAAATACAAACTTGAAGATTTAGATAATgagtttcacttttttccccctaatttctAGAGAATGGAGGCAAATACAAAAGAGGGTCTAGGAACACATTATTTGAAATTTATGCAGACAGAACTAGAACATGTCAATGAAGCaaatatatatgagtatatagaaatctctctctccctctctctctgcagtaAGACTccaaaagggtgtgtgtgtgtgtgtgtgtgtgtgtgtgtgagagagagagagagagagagagaggcccctGAGATAGGAAGTTTCCTTATGGTGTATGCTGACTGGAACTTTTAATGCTCTAATCAGAGATTGTTTTAAGTAGGACCTTGGAACAAGTCTTGCAGGGGTGGTTACCTGAGTGAGAGCCAGAAAATAAGCACGAGAATGTCATATCAAAGCAAAGGGATTCCGTATAAGCAATTAtcttaaggaaaggaaaaacattatTACTTTGAATTTTGTTGACTTCAAGTGTTTGGTAAAATTATGCTTTCCTTTACCTTCACGTTTGTTTTACCAAATTATTAAATACCATCAATGTGTTAGGTAGTGTGCTAAGGATTAAACAATGGATGGAAAAGATCCATTTTGTGTCCTGAAAGAGATGGCTAGGTGAGGAAATAATTGCATTATGGCTTATGCTTCTTGCAGTATTAGAAGTGGACACAGATTTCTGGGGTAACTGAGAGGCTTCCCAGTTCAGAATGGAGAAAGTAGAGAGGCATGAGAAAAGCTGATGCATTGCTGGAATTGGAAACAGTTTAGTATGAGTAAAGCATAACATATGCATTTTATGTCAGGAGGGATGAAGCCAGAAGATAGGCAGGAATTCATTCAAGAAAAGTGCTGAATGTCATATAATGGAGTTAGGATTATCTTTTATAGGCCAGTGGTATCAACGTACACGTCAAGAACCATTAGTGGGAGAGCAAATTAATGACATCATATATGCATGGTAACAGCAGATTATGCAAAACAGAACCTGTTCGAGAATGTGAGGGAGGGGAAATTAAATGCAGATAATTGATTCCACAAGTGATAAGCCGAACAGAGGCTATTGAGGCCACTCAAGGATTAGCACGAGCAAAGAGTCATTATTATCCCCAGCCAGAGGGACGCAGAGAGTAGGTGGTGTGACCAAAGCCCAGGGACCAGGGCCATCCACGGGAAATAGAATCACTATGGACTAATCCTTTGGGAACCAGAGGCACAGAGGGGCTACTGAAGCACTGCccagaggagagagggacagagaagaagaCAGGGGCTTCTCCCTTCTTCTGTCCTCTAAATATCTGCCAGTGCCTCCTGTGATCATACTCAGCCAGCATCCCAGTGACATGGGAGCCTGAAAATACAGTCTGCAAGAGTTAACCCTCCAGAGGAAGGGTAAGGAGTGGAGGCTGGGGGCCCACCCAGGCATTGTCTGTGGGCTGAATAAATATGACTCACCTGCCAAAGTAGGTAGATGTCATTATGATTAGTAAAAaaccaaatttatttaaaagaagttcCAAATTAATTGTGGCAGCCTTTTTGTCGTTATGACTACATTAAAAACTTACTATGATGTTGGGCTCTGGATGTTTTTATAAGCTTGAAAAGAGAATTTCACATTAGTAACCaatatgttattttgttttaagcaaTCTGGAGACATGGGGGAAATGATATGatcacatttgaatttcagaacaACACTTTTCATGTCAGAGTAGGCTCTTTCTTGTCAAAGGTAAGAGCCTGAGAGTGGAGATGCTGTCCTCTTGTCATTCCCCCCAGCACAAATCCTGGTTCCTgacataggttttctttttcttttcttttctttctttttttttttttaaggattttgtttatttgacatagagagatcacaagtaggcagagaggcaagcagagagagagagagagaaagaggagaaagcaggctgcctgacgagcagagagcccaatgtgggactccatcccaggaccctgagatcatgacctgagctgaaggcagaggcttaacccactgagccacccaggtgccccctgacataGGTTTTCAAATGCTAGCTGAATGGATGTTAGAGTAAGTGCAAGCATCACAAGGGTGGGTCCAGGCCTGGCATTTTGCAGATGCACAATTATTATtgttaagaatgaatgaatgagtgaatgaatgaaagtagGAGAAGAGGAAGTGAGATTAGTCAGAAGAGTATTAGAGTAACAGTGGTAAGAACCTGAGAAGTACAAAGTCAATGTGGTAGAAATGATGAGTATTGAGAGAGGTATACCAGATCAGTCTGAGGGCCCTCTTATATGTAGGGGCTAAAGGAGTTGACAAAGCCTAGAATAGTTGTCTGCTTTTTAACTGTACCTGGTGTAATCCATGGGGATAGCATTGACTGAAGTAgggcaagcagaaggaaaagcttTGGGTGGGGTGCGACTGGGGAAGAGAAGTGTGAAAACTTTGGTATTTAGAGGTTAGAGAGAGATTATACTTAAGATTTAGACAAATTTTCTCTGTAGATCCTGGGTGGGATTCTGCTGTATGTCAGTAGGAAGTTGATTCCAAATCATCAAAAACTgcaattattgaaaaaaatgcaaCTATTTTATACAGTCTACCTATTTTTAACACTAATCCAAACACTTGAAGTCATGGTTATGGAGTGGAATCTGCTCAGTTTATCTTAAATACGTTATACTCCCGAAGTCCAGGCACCATGCAAAGTGTTTCAATAGTCTTCTCTTTCTGTGTAATTTGttgctatatttatatatttaaagcagTCAAGATATTGAAGGCCATTTTCCTTGTCAGAAATTTGATGAATTTGATGAATTTGTCAGAGTTATAAAATTAATTGATAAAGTTTCTAACATTCATCCCACTTAAAATAGGTTGAATCCATTTGATAGCATTCGTGAAATTATGTCTATACTAGAGGTATTACATTTTACCACTGGTAATACATGTTTCAGGGACCTGGTTTAACACATCAGTATTTGTGAATAGACTTATTATTGGGCCTGCTTTCTTAAAATGGTATACTCTGTGAAATTTTAGGGATCAGGGGATAGGCATTTTGAGCCTCAGCAAAATAAAGCCAGTCCATTTGTGATGCGTATTTTCCTTGTTCCATATAtcttctacatatttttttttttttttagttgtagaTTCGTTTTCTGGTAGCTGAAAATGGGCCCTGTAGGTACAGAAGCTGATGAGAACCAGACAGTGGAAGAAATGAAGGTAGAGAAATATCATCCAAGGCAAACCACTCCCAGAGGTGAGCTGGCCCACGACCCTGAGCCAGAGCTGATAGACAGCACCATGCTGATTGAGGTACGGATTATCCTCATATTAGCCTACTGCTCCATCATCTTGCTTGGGGTCATTGGAAACTCTCTGGTGATTCATGTGGTGATCAAATTCAAGAGCATGCGCACTGTAACCAACTTTTTCATTGCCAATCTGGCGGTGGCAGATCTTCTGGTAAACACCTTGTGCTTGCCATTCACTCTGACCTACACCTTAATGGGGGAGTGGAAAATGGGTCTCGTCTTATGCCACCTGGTACCCTatgcccagggcctggcagtACAAGTGTCCACCATCACCTTGACAGTAATTGCCCTGGACCGACACCGTTGCATTGTCTACCACCTGGAGAGCAAGATCTCCAAGAGAATTAGCTTCCTGATTATCGGCCTGGCCTGGGGCATCAGCGCCCTGCTGGCAAGCCCCCTGGCCATCTTCCGTGAGTATTCACTGATTGAAATTATTCCCGACTTTGAGATCATGGTCTGTACAGAGAAGTGGCCCGGCGAGGAGAAGAACATCTATGGCACGGTCTACAGTCTTTCTTCCTTGTTAATCCTGTATCTTTTGCCTCTGGGCATCATCTCCTTCTCCTACACTCGTATCTGGAGTAAACTTAAGAACCACGTGAGCCCTGGAGCTGCCAATGATCACTACCACCAGCGAAGGCAGAAAACCACCAAGATGCTGGTGTGTGTGGTCGTGGTGTTTGCGGTCAGCTGGTTGCCTCTCCACGCGTTCCAGCTTGCTGTGGACATTGACAACCAAGTCCTCGACCTGAAGGAGTACAAGCTCATCTTCACCGTGTTCCACATCATTGCCATGTGCTCCACCTTTGCCAACCCCCTCCTCTATGGCTGGATGAACAGCAACTATAGAAAGGCTTTCCTCGCAGCCTTCCGCTGTGAGCAGAGGCTGGATGCCATCCACTCTGAGGTGTCCGTGACATGCAAGActaaaaagaatctggaagtgAAAAAGAACATTGGCCCCCATGACTCTTTCACGGAGGCTACCAACGTTTAAGGCAGCTCTGATGTGAAAATCTGTAGATGAGTTCTGCCCAGAGCTATAAATCTGGTTGAGGAGGGCTCTCAGGTGCATCCTGATTTCCCACtctaaggaagaaaaggagaatcaGAATGGAAGCCTCTGCAGTGGAATTTATGGAAATCTGGTTGGCAGTGCCTGGGTAAAGATACTGATATTCAAAGATACAAGACACGGTTTGCCTAAATTGTTTGGATGGTAGGTCAAAGTCTGGGTAAAAGCAGAGGCAAACGCTTTTGACTGTTTCCCTGAATGAAGGAAACCTGAATGAGGTTGGGATTATTAGCATTGGGATTATTGGGATTATTAGCATTGCTAAAAAGTTGTGGCTGAATAATTTGTCTTTCAAATCATATTAGGGTGTTGACGGGGTTGGGGGGTGATGCGCTGTTCACTGTCCCCTCATCTGATGGAAAGACCACCCAAAACCACTTTCCCTAGGTTGCTGCAGGCTcttctttattgtattttatttttttttttaagaattattcttCCTACGCACTAATCCTTCAGGGAGCATTGAACTACAGTCGTTCAACTATTTGAACGACTTCCAGGAAATAAGCTGAAATTTGCTATGTAATTAGTATTTGGGCCAGTGATAGGGGAACTCTTTAACACTCAGTTAGCCTGTTGTTCTTAAGACCAAATGTACATTTAGTGAAAACTTTCTTCAACTAGGAAGGGAAGGATGAACTTCTCAGAATTATAGAAATGTAAACCATCATTCAACTTCTCATTTCAAGTTGTGCTGCTTTATATAGATGCTATTTACATAACAGATAAGCATACAACACAAAACTTTTAATCACTTctaattgttatatctttttgaacatctattatttttatgttggaaCTGAGTTTGTCTCCACTAAAAATTAATTcagattaagaaataatttttgtggTGTTTTGCAACATTTTATGGTTATTTGTAAATAGTTTTAGCACAGATACATAGCTCTAATGTGTTTACAGAATACTGCAGtgttatttttgaaattcatctTCCATGGACCCATTcagaattaataaaacaatataatttcATCAAAATGGAACCACctagtaagaaatattaaaagcattGCAAACATACTATTTGGaccaatttaaacaaaaattatcttCCTCTCAAGATACCTAGCTTTGTATTTTGGATAacttatgaatatatacataataaaattttacctaTAAATAATGGAGTGTAGATGTTAGAGTATATTTCACTGAATAATTTTGTGaacacaatttttatttcaatagcACCTGCCAAAGATGCTTAAAACCCTAGTATGTTTATGAAAGCTCACTGAGCTGTTAAAATATTTGTACTTCTTTGGATGCtgttaaagaaattttattgtaATCACATTTTGTCAGTATGACTGAATTTGTGAAtagatttcttaaattttaaaaagcttcaatATGAATATTATGTTTAGTTACACACATTAAGTTTATAAACTGGAGagttttattttatggatatatttaaaatttataccaTGGCTCTTGTTGAATTATTTCCAGTGAAGAAGTAAAGCTTTTGATGTGGACTTGACATGGACTTCagtggaatactgaaaagaatgaaaacagtgaaagactaagaaataaaccaaaaataatatgtatgtaatatatcatGCAGTGAACAAATTGATTTTTCTGTTGGACTTGATGTAACTATCCAAAAAGAAGCTCTTTGTCCTGTAAACAGCAGTTTCTTTGCTTAGGATGTTAATAGATAATTGTGATTaaaagggttttcttttcctcttggagAATTCTTACCCTGTAGGAAATGTGTATGTTACTGTATCACAGTTGTAGTAGTATATTATTAGAATCCAATTAATGATCCAATTAACATATGTGATCTAATTAGTTCTGTTAACTCATTAACAAAATAACCTTTTATGTAGTGATTTTATctgttcaaataaaaaaatgcaggaaattagagaaaaattgTGATATTTTATCTCAGACTTTCTGTCCAAGGTGAAATAGTAAGgtttaacataattttaaaaaaagtaataatgatgatgatgactccTAGACAGTTTagctctctttcctttctggacATGAATGTGAGTCAGTGTACTCACTCCTGTGGCTGCAACTACAATCCGTATTTTGACAGTGTTTGAATCTTTAAGACCAGAACTTTTTTCTACACTTCAAACCTATTTCCATCAGCTGACCTGACACGTCTGCATGGTCAGCAGATTAAATCCAACATGTCTAAAACAGAACCTGCCATTTTGATCCACCCCTGCTTCACCTCTACTTtgttttcctgtatttcttttctaatcATGATGATTCTATTCATCTAGTTCCCTAAAGCCTTACACTTTGGAGTCACCCTTCACTCTTATGTCTTTTTATCACCATGTCCAATTCCCACATTTTGTTCCCATTCCTGGATGTTGCTTGAAttagttcatttttcttcctctttatgcTCCCCACCATGGTTCAGGCTGTGATTATCTTCCCAGCCCTGTACTCTCTCATCTGGTTTAATGTTGCAGCTTCCTGATTTGTCTCTCTACATCCAGTCATCTTCCTATCCAATTCACCTTTTACCCACTTGCCAGAGTGATTTTTCAAAAACTAAAGTTTTATCAAATCACTCCTCTGATGAAAACTCTTCAATGTCTCCTCATCATTCTTATGGTAAAGTCAAAATCTTTCTGTGATTTGGAAGACTCCTTAGTACCTGACTCTACTTATATGTTCTATCCCTTGCAAATTCTCTTTCTATAGTCTTTGCTGTTAGATTTTAAGCATatgagggagggggacaggggtTCTTTTAACCATTGTGGTAGTGCAGGTACTTGTGGCTTCTGGCACCAATTAGTGATCAATAAATATCcattaaggaaactgagtcaaTGAGTCAAGTAAATATTAAAGCCAAGATTTGGAGGTAGATCTGTAAGATTGTAAACCATAGACTTGTCCTAGTTTTGTTATGCAGGTTGTAGGAAAGTCAGGTTTTAGCCATCCAGGCTTCAAGAAAAGATATGCATTTGTTCAGGATTAAAGTTTTTACTGAAGGCCTTAAGTATAGACACTTGCATAATTGGAAAGGGCTCTATACATATATTCCATTTTGGGTTCACTCAAAATTTTCTAGACCCTTGCACAAGGGAAGCATGGAAAGGCTTGTACACTCTATTAGTCATGATTCAGATAACTAAAAAGAAGCCATGCTAGGTATGTCCAGCAAAAATTCATTTAATACAGGAAATTAAAATCTTGCAAAATCACTCAAAGAACTGGAGAAGTGAAGGTAAGGAAAAGCTGCCATTGGCATTGACGAAACCAGGAAATACAAGATTACATGAAACCTCTATGAATGCCTACAACAGAGAGTGGACGATGCACAGGAAAGAGTACAAGTTTATCTATTAAAATCTCATTGTCTTTTAACGTCTATTGATAGATtaatggacacacacacaaatgcacacagtggaatattactcagccataacaaATAATGAGGTTTTGCCATATGTGATAACATGGACGGACCCAATATGGATGGGTATGATGCCTAGTGAAATAAGTTCAGACAGAGGAAGATGaataccatattattttactTGTAAAGGGAATCtaagaaatagaacagaaaaagcAGGAGCaagctcataaatacagagaacaaactgatggttgccagagtggAGGATGGTGGGACATGggcaaaaatgggtgaaggggaatgggaggtacaggcttccagttatggaatgaataagtcaaggAGATAAAAAGTAGAGttcagggaatatagtcaatggtttTGTAATcactttgtatggtgacaaatagtaactacacttgtggtgaacacagcaGAACCTATGGACTTGTCCAAACACTGTATTGTACATCCGAAACTAATATATGTGTCAACTAGATTTCGACCGAAAAAATCTTA
It encodes:
- the NPY2R gene encoding neuropeptide Y receptor type 2, with the protein product MGPVGTEADENQTVEEMKVEKYHPRQTTPRGELAHDPEPELIDSTMLIEVRIILILAYCSIILLGVIGNSLVIHVVIKFKSMRTVTNFFIANLAVADLLVNTLCLPFTLTYTLMGEWKMGLVLCHLVPYAQGLAVQVSTITLTVIALDRHRCIVYHLESKISKRISFLIIGLAWGISALLASPLAIFREYSLIEIIPDFEIMVCTEKWPGEEKNIYGTVYSLSSLLILYLLPLGIISFSYTRIWSKLKNHVSPGAANDHYHQRRQKTTKMLVCVVVVFAVSWLPLHAFQLAVDIDNQVLDLKEYKLIFTVFHIIAMCSTFANPLLYGWMNSNYRKAFLAAFRCEQRLDAIHSEVSVTCKTKKNLEVKKNIGPHDSFTEATNV